Proteins encoded together in one Anaerococcus murdochii window:
- the thiI gene encoding tRNA uracil 4-sulfurtransferase ThiI — protein MEWMLAVSFGEIFLKGKNRHIFYKTAIDNIKRNIRDIPYKDMYSESSKLYIRADEKDFEKIKDNILKVFGISYVAYAIKTEKNIESIYDACKVDLEKYFSDRPYTFKVETKRTDKAFEYKSPELSAKIGGFILRDFPNLRVDVHNPDFKVFIDVKDNVYVYSKRFEGLGGLPIGSSGRGLLLLSGGIDSPVAGFMVAKRGMKIDCIHFHSYPFTSKRALQKAIDLAEIMSAYTGKMRIYSVNLANIYKAINQNCDRRETTILSRRFMMRIANKISEVNDYQALITGESLGQVASQTIESVAVINDSSERPILRPLIAMDKKDIIDISMKIGSYDKSIEPYDDCCSIFAPDKPVTKPKLSYIKLSEENLDIEDLENEAINNMEIIEIA, from the coding sequence ATGGAATGGATGTTAGCAGTTAGTTTTGGAGAAATATTTCTAAAGGGGAAAAATAGGCATATTTTCTACAAAACAGCTATTGATAATATAAAAAGAAATATAAGAGATATTCCGTATAAGGATATGTATTCAGAATCTTCTAAACTTTATATAAGGGCTGATGAAAAAGATTTTGAAAAAATCAAAGATAATATTTTAAAAGTTTTTGGGATTTCTTATGTTGCTTACGCTATAAAAACAGAAAAAAATATTGAAAGTATATATGATGCTTGCAAAGTTGACCTTGAAAAGTATTTTTCAGATAGACCTTATACTTTCAAAGTAGAGACAAAAAGAACGGATAAAGCTTTTGAATATAAGTCACCAGAACTATCTGCTAAGATTGGAGGATTTATTTTAAGAGATTTTCCAAACTTAAGGGTGGATGTTCACAATCCTGATTTCAAAGTTTTTATTGATGTAAAAGATAATGTTTATGTTTATTCAAAGAGATTTGAAGGTCTTGGTGGACTTCCAATTGGCTCTTCTGGTAGGGGACTTCTTTTATTATCAGGAGGAATTGATTCGCCAGTTGCTGGATTTATGGTGGCAAAAAGAGGAATGAAAATTGATTGTATTCACTTCCATTCTTATCCTTTCACCTCAAAGAGAGCCCTACAAAAAGCTATAGATCTAGCTGAAATCATGTCTGCCTATACTGGAAAAATGAGAATATATTCAGTAAATCTAGCAAATATTTACAAGGCAATAAATCAAAATTGTGATAGGCGAGAAACAACTATTTTATCAAGAAGGTTTATGATGAGAATTGCTAATAAGATTTCTGAAGTAAATGATTATCAAGCCCTAATTACAGGAGAATCTTTAGGACAAGTTGCAAGTCAAACTATTGAGTCGGTTGCAGTAATAAATGATTCATCAGAAAGACCAATCTTAAGGCCGTTAATAGCAATGGACAAGAAAGATATCATCGATATATCAATGAAAATTGGTTCGTATGATAAGTCAATAGAACCATATGATGATTGTTGTTCAATTTTTGCACCTGATAAACCGGTCACAAAACCAAAACTATCTTATATAAAATTATCAGAAGAAAATCTTGATATAGAGGACTTAGAAAATGAAGCAATAAACAATATGGAAATAATTGAAATTGCTTGA
- the rplU gene encoding 50S ribosomal protein L21 yields MYAIIKTGGKQYKVSEGDLVRVEKLAYEVGETVDFDQVLLVSNDGELKVGSPLVEGAKVSATVEDQNKDKKIVVYKYKPKKQYRKKHGHRQPYTLVKINSISL; encoded by the coding sequence ATGTACGCAATTATTAAGACAGGTGGAAAACAATACAAAGTATCAGAAGGTGACTTAGTAAGAGTTGAAAAACTTGCTTACGAAGTTGGTGAGACTGTAGATTTTGATCAAGTACTATTAGTATCTAACGATGGTGAACTTAAAGTGGGTTCTCCACTAGTAGAAGGTGCTAAGGTATCAGCAACAGTTGAAGATCAAAATAAAGATAAGAAAATTGTTGTTTATAAATATAAACCTAAAAAACAATATAGAAAAAAACACGGCCACAGACAACCTTATACTTTAGTAAAAATTAATAGCATAAGTCTTTAA
- a CDS encoding ribosomal-processing cysteine protease Prp: protein MINIDLLINKKDEIVGFEIKGHAEYDEYGKDLVCSAVTILAYSCVNSLDKYLDDVNFSDDEITMSVEIKNPNRDTDVIFDYFKIGIETLLGNYSSYVKLNYKEKL from the coding sequence ATGATTAATATTGATTTATTAATCAATAAAAAAGACGAAATAGTAGGTTTTGAGATAAAAGGTCATGCGGAATATGATGAGTACGGCAAAGACCTTGTATGTTCAGCTGTAACTATTCTTGCCTATAGCTGTGTAAATAGTCTTGATAAATATCTCGATGATGTCAATTTTTCTGATGATGAAATAACCATGTCAGTAGAAATTAAAAATCCAAATAGGGATACGGATGTCATTTTTGATTATTTTAAGATCGGGATTGAAACACTTTTAGGTAACTATAGCAGCTACGTAAAATTAAATTATAAGGAGAAATTATGA
- the rpmA gene encoding 50S ribosomal protein L27: MILNINLQRFSSKKGVSSSKNGRDSNAKRLGVKRADGQFVNAGTIIVRQRGTKIHPGNNVKRGADDTLYASCEGVVKFERKGKSRKQVSVYAQ, from the coding sequence ATGATATTAAATATTAATTTACAAAGATTTTCAAGTAAAAAAGGAGTTTCTTCATCTAAAAACGGTAGAGACTCAAATGCAAAAAGACTTGGTGTCAAAAGAGCTGATGGCCAGTTTGTAAACGCTGGAACAATCATTGTTAGACAAAGAGGAACAAAAATCCACCCAGGTAACAATGTTAAGAGAGGTGCTGATGATACTCTTTATGCATCATGTGAAGGTGTTGTAAAATTTGAAAGAAAAGGCAAAAGCAGAAAACAAGTATCTGTTTATGCACAATAA
- the obgE gene encoding GTPase ObgE, producing MIDIAKISIKAGDGGNGAVAWRREKYEPTGGPAGGDGGDGGSIIIRATRNLSTLDEFRYKKNFKADNGEQGGKSKKFGKKGEDLYIPVPVGTIIREAESNTIIKDMKKDGEEFLIAKGGRGGRGNVHFKNSIRQAPRFAESGKKGQEIEVIFELKVLADVGLVGLPNVGKSTLLSVITKAKPKIANYHFTTIDPNLGVVNVDHERSFIVADIAGLIEGASEGTGLGHDFLRHIERCRILIHLVDISGLEGRNPIEDFELINKELKLYNEKLSEKTMIVALNKSELDYNDNASKFIEAYGKDYMIFKISAATTTGIKEMIDYVTEELEKSNQEEFALYEEVDENFLEDFYNKEIDFDLNIKKENEIYLVYGKRVDNLLKKVNIDDYDSMIYFESTLREMEVFDKLKEMGIEDGDSVAVGDIVFEYYE from the coding sequence ATGATTGATATAGCAAAAATAAGTATCAAAGCAGGGGATGGAGGTAATGGCGCTGTTGCCTGGAGAAGGGAAAAGTACGAACCTACAGGTGGCCCTGCTGGTGGTGACGGCGGTGATGGAGGCTCGATTATTATTAGAGCAACTAGAAACCTATCTACCCTTGATGAATTTAGATATAAGAAAAATTTTAAAGCAGATAATGGTGAACAAGGTGGTAAGAGCAAAAAGTTTGGAAAAAAAGGCGAAGATCTTTATATACCAGTTCCTGTTGGCACTATAATCAGAGAGGCAGAGTCTAATACCATCATTAAAGATATGAAAAAAGATGGTGAGGAATTTTTAATAGCCAAGGGTGGTAGAGGAGGACGTGGAAATGTTCACTTCAAAAACTCAATTAGACAAGCACCAAGATTTGCTGAGTCAGGAAAAAAAGGCCAAGAAATCGAAGTTATTTTTGAGCTTAAAGTTCTCGCAGATGTAGGACTAGTAGGACTTCCTAATGTGGGCAAATCTACACTTCTTTCAGTAATAACAAAAGCAAAACCAAAGATAGCAAATTATCATTTTACAACAATTGATCCAAACCTTGGGGTTGTTAATGTTGACCATGAAAGAAGCTTTATTGTAGCCGATATAGCAGGTCTAATAGAGGGTGCAAGTGAAGGCACAGGACTTGGTCATGACTTTTTAAGGCACATTGAAAGATGCAGAATTTTAATTCATCTTGTAGATATTTCAGGACTTGAGGGTAGAAATCCTATAGAAGACTTTGAACTAATAAATAAGGAATTAAAGCTCTACAATGAAAAATTATCTGAAAAAACTATGATAGTAGCTTTAAATAAGTCGGAACTGGATTATAACGATAATGCTTCTAAATTTATTGAAGCGTATGGAAAAGATTACATGATATTTAAGATTTCTGCCGCTACAACAACAGGTATTAAGGAAATGATCGACTATGTTACAGAAGAACTTGAAAAATCTAATCAAGAGGAATTTGCTTTATATGAAGAAGTTGATGAAAATTTCCTAGAAGATTTCTATAATAAAGAAATTGACTTTGACTTAAATATCAAAAAAGAAAATGAAATCTACCTTGTTTATGGAAAAAGAGTGGACAATCTCTTAAAGAAAGTCAATATTGATGACTATGATTCTATGATTTATTTTGAATCAACCTTAAGAGAGATGGAAGTATTTGATAAATTAAAAGAAATGGGAATAGAAGACGGAGATAGTGTTGCTGTAGGTGATATTGTCTTTGAATATTACGAATAG
- a CDS encoding YhbY family RNA-binding protein, whose protein sequence is MLTGKQRARLKQEAHDFKPIINIGKLSLSDQLLEAIDEALEARELIKVKILNNNLDDADYIIDTIVEKLNCEFISHIGSIFTIYRKSDNNLYNL, encoded by the coding sequence ATGTTAACAGGTAAACAAAGAGCAAGATTAAAACAAGAAGCTCATGATTTTAAACCAATAATTAATATCGGAAAACTATCATTATCAGACCAATTACTTGAGGCAATTGATGAAGCACTTGAAGCCAGAGAATTGATAAAAGTAAAAATATTAAATAATAATCTGGACGACGCAGATTATATTATTGACACTATAGTTGAAAAACTAAACTGTGAATTTATTTCACATATAGGTTCGATTTTTACAATCTATAGGAAAAGTGATAACAACCTTTATAATTTGTAA
- the nadD gene encoding nicotinate (nicotinamide) nucleotide adenylyltransferase, giving the protein MRIGLYGGTFDPIHLGHLIVIENAINEMKLDRVIILPSSNPPHKKHKDKTKADIRVEMVAEAIKDNPKIILSTFESSNNIVRYTHDTLEYFTKNLEAHEIFYIMGEDSFMTIDSWRNYKKILGFNIIVFAREGIEKDSPLVKKVEKVRKDNPNIYLIDILNINISSTLIRSLAKEDKSLKYLVKDEVEYIIKNRNLYE; this is encoded by the coding sequence ATGAGAATAGGTTTATATGGTGGGACTTTTGATCCAATCCATCTTGGTCATCTAATTGTAATTGAAAATGCAATTAATGAAATGAAATTAGACAGGGTGATTATTCTGCCAAGCTCAAATCCACCCCACAAAAAACACAAAGATAAGACTAAGGCAGATATCAGGGTAGAGATGGTTGCTGAAGCTATAAAGGATAATCCAAAAATAATTTTATCTACTTTTGAATCTTCAAATAATATAGTTAGGTATACCCATGATACCTTGGAATATTTCACAAAAAATTTAGAAGCTCATGAAATATTTTATATCATGGGAGAAGATTCTTTTATGACTATAGATTCTTGGAGAAATTACAAAAAAATACTTGGTTTTAATATCATAGTATTCGCCAGAGAAGGTATAGAAAAGGACAGTCCACTTGTTAAGAAAGTTGAAAAAGTCCGCAAAGATAATCCTAATATTTACCTCATAGATATCTTAAATATAAATATTTCTTCAACTTTGATTAGGTCTTTAGCTAAAGAAGATAAGAGTTTAAAGTACCTGGTTAAAGACGAAGTTGAGTATATTATAAAAAATAGGAATTTGT